The Stenotrophomonas maltophilia genome includes a region encoding these proteins:
- the mdcH gene encoding malonate decarboxylase subunit epsilon, whose protein sequence is MSLALLCPGQGAQHAAMFDRVRDLPAVRDVLETASAVLGRDVFAAAADESRFDNVLAQPLLCAASLAHWQGLREAVPAPVLVAGYSIGELAAHAIAGSFDATTCLALAAQRAQLMDGASPADAGLQAVLGLERHVLQPLCDLHGAHVAIANGQDHFIVGGTHASLQRLADAARAQGADIRLLPVRVPAHTPLLAAAVAPFAAALDASPLQAPRLPLLAGIDARPVRDRATAVSTLSLQLAQTIEWAQVMRQAFERGARVFLQLGPGNALARMVAPAYPCCEVRAVEEFQSLEGAAAWVRSALERLQ, encoded by the coding sequence ATGAGTCTTGCCCTGCTCTGCCCCGGCCAAGGTGCGCAGCATGCGGCGATGTTCGACCGCGTGCGCGATCTGCCTGCCGTGCGCGACGTACTGGAGACCGCCAGCGCAGTGCTTGGACGCGACGTGTTCGCGGCAGCTGCTGACGAATCGCGCTTCGACAATGTTCTGGCGCAGCCCTTGCTGTGTGCAGCCAGCCTTGCGCACTGGCAGGGACTTCGCGAAGCGGTGCCTGCACCGGTGCTGGTGGCCGGCTACAGCATTGGCGAGCTCGCCGCGCACGCCATCGCCGGCAGCTTCGATGCCACCACCTGCCTGGCGCTGGCTGCGCAACGTGCGCAGTTGATGGACGGCGCCAGCCCCGCCGATGCAGGCCTGCAGGCGGTGCTCGGGCTGGAACGCCATGTACTGCAGCCGCTGTGCGATCTGCACGGCGCGCACGTGGCCATCGCCAACGGGCAGGACCATTTCATCGTGGGCGGCACGCACGCCTCGTTGCAGCGGCTGGCCGATGCAGCGCGGGCGCAGGGCGCGGACATCCGTCTGCTGCCGGTGCGCGTGCCCGCACACACACCATTGCTGGCGGCGGCGGTCGCACCGTTCGCTGCCGCACTCGATGCATCGCCACTGCAGGCCCCACGCCTGCCGCTGCTGGCCGGCATCGATGCGCGACCGGTGCGGGACCGCGCAACGGCAGTCAGCACGCTGTCGTTGCAACTGGCGCAGACCATCGAATGGGCGCAGGTGATGCGCCAGGCCTTCGAGCGCGGCGCGCGCGTGTTCCTGCAGCTGGGCCCGGGCAACGCGCTGGCGCGCATGGTCGCGCCGGCCTATCCGTGCTGCGAGGTGCGCGCGGTGGAAGAGTTCCAGAGCCTTGAAGGTGCCGCGGCCTGGGTCCGCAGCGCGCTGGAACGGCTGCAGTAA
- the mdcG gene encoding malonate decarboxylase holo-[acyl-carrier-protein] synthase produces MPERPDRHTLAWLSADADWRADVTAHEPRLAAWFAQGLPGMVARSAADDPDPRLRLGVPLPPGEGKQRLALRVALQDIQHLQPPPALDEILAGGVPADWQAALQAMLRLAPARVFGAFAWQHLSGLPYVHARSDIDLLWQVDDAWQADLLVERLQHWESAYGHRVDGELCLVDGGAVNWREYAGRSREVLVKRLDGAALELRDALFASTGVSA; encoded by the coding sequence ATGCCTGAGCGGCCCGACCGCCACACGCTGGCCTGGCTGTCGGCCGATGCCGACTGGCGGGCTGACGTGACTGCACACGAACCGCGCCTGGCAGCATGGTTCGCACAGGGCCTGCCAGGCATGGTGGCACGCAGTGCGGCGGATGATCCCGACCCGCGGCTGCGCCTGGGGGTGCCGCTGCCGCCAGGCGAAGGCAAGCAACGGCTGGCGCTGCGCGTGGCCCTGCAGGACATCCAGCACCTGCAGCCTCCCCCTGCCCTGGATGAGATTCTCGCCGGCGGCGTTCCGGCTGATTGGCAGGCGGCACTGCAGGCAATGCTGCGGCTTGCACCGGCCCGCGTGTTCGGTGCCTTCGCCTGGCAGCACCTCAGCGGCCTGCCCTATGTGCACGCCCGCTCGGACATCGACCTGCTGTGGCAGGTGGATGACGCGTGGCAGGCCGACCTGCTGGTCGAGCGCCTGCAGCACTGGGAAAGCGCCTACGGGCATCGAGTCGATGGCGAACTGTGCCTGGTGGATGGTGGCGCGGTGAACTGGCGCGAATACGCCGGGCGCAGCCGCGAGGTACTGGTCAAGCGCCTCGATGGTGCCGCACTGGAACTACGTGATGCGTTGTTCGCCTCCACCGGGGTGAGCGCGTGA
- a CDS encoding biotin-independent malonate decarboxylase subunit beta: MNRTQRYSYYEADARERIASLVDAGSFREFLGPARRMMSPHLAQLDQPAAFDDGIVVGEATLRGRRVLLAAQQGEFMGGGVGEVHGAKLTGLLRRAAETHPEGVLLLLDTGGVRLHEANAGLIAISEIMRATLDARAAGVPVIALIGSGNGAFGGMGIVARCCTTVIMSEEGRLSLSGPEVIETVRGVEEFDSRDRALVWRVTGGKHRYLIDQAQVLVPDAIEAFAQAASNALQPDTSSTDPDTALAALQARHAALKARLQAWGDCRDGLEIWARQGIAAPERLPLLDTDEFLIATADRSLP; this comes from the coding sequence ATGAACCGGACGCAGCGCTACAGCTACTACGAAGCCGATGCGCGCGAGCGTATCGCCAGCCTGGTCGATGCCGGTTCCTTCAGGGAATTCCTCGGCCCGGCGCGGCGGATGATGAGCCCGCACCTGGCACAGCTCGACCAGCCCGCGGCGTTCGACGACGGCATCGTTGTCGGCGAAGCCACGCTGCGTGGCCGACGCGTGCTGCTGGCCGCGCAGCAGGGTGAATTCATGGGCGGCGGGGTGGGCGAGGTGCACGGCGCCAAGCTGACCGGGCTGCTGCGTCGTGCAGCCGAAACACATCCCGAAGGCGTGCTTCTGCTGCTGGACACCGGTGGTGTGCGCCTGCACGAAGCCAATGCGGGGCTCATCGCCATTTCCGAGATCATGCGCGCCACCCTGGACGCGCGTGCAGCGGGTGTGCCGGTGATCGCGCTGATCGGCAGCGGCAACGGCGCCTTCGGCGGCATGGGCATCGTCGCCCGCTGCTGCACTACGGTCATCATGTCCGAAGAGGGTCGCCTGTCGCTGTCCGGCCCGGAAGTGATCGAGACCGTGCGCGGCGTGGAAGAGTTCGATTCCCGCGATCGCGCGCTGGTCTGGCGCGTAACGGGAGGCAAGCACCGCTACCTGATCGACCAGGCACAGGTGCTGGTGCCCGATGCCATCGAGGCCTTCGCGCAGGCGGCCAGCAACGCGCTGCAGCCTGATACCAGCAGCACCGATCCGGATACTGCACTGGCCGCGCTGCAGGCCCGCCACGCTGCACTGAAGGCGCGCCTGCAGGCCTGGGGCGATTGCCGCGATGGCCTGGAGATCTGGGCCCGCCAGGGCATCGCAGCCCCCGAGCGACTACCGCTGCTCGACACCGATGAGTTCCTCATCGCCACCGCCGACCGGAGCCTGCCATGA
- a CDS encoding SLC13 family permease, translated as MSPQIATIIGLVIMFIVATAMPINMGAVAFALAFIIGGLWVDMGGKEVLAGFPGDLFLTLVGITYLFAIAQKNGTIDLLVHWAVKAVRGHIVAIPWVMFVITAVLTAFGALGPAAVAIIGPVALRFAKQYNINPLMMGLLVIHGAQAGGFSPISVYGSITNGVVQKAGLEVTEMAVFLTSLGFNFMMATICFFAFGGIALLRRGSITAAGTLGNAELAMAGGPQASSRQFAIEGHGALVAAGGGTLSNDPAALDAVSLTRERLFTLIGLLGLGVAALIYNLNVGLVSITVAVALALLSPQSQKGAVDGISWSTVLLICGVVTYIGVLEHAGAVDFIGNGVSDIGIPLLGALLVCYVGGIVSAFASSAAVLGATIPLAVPFLMQGHLSAAGVICALAVSSTIVDVSPFSTNGALVVASAAKEERETLFRRFLVYSGLVVALGPLLAWLVFVVPGWM; from the coding sequence ATGAGTCCACAAATCGCAACGATCATCGGTCTGGTGATCATGTTCATTGTTGCCACGGCGATGCCGATCAACATGGGCGCCGTCGCCTTCGCGCTGGCCTTCATCATCGGCGGGCTGTGGGTCGACATGGGCGGCAAGGAGGTCCTGGCCGGCTTTCCCGGCGATCTGTTCCTGACCCTGGTCGGCATCACCTACCTGTTCGCCATCGCGCAGAAGAACGGCACCATCGACCTGCTGGTGCACTGGGCAGTAAAAGCCGTGCGCGGCCATATCGTGGCCATTCCGTGGGTGATGTTCGTGATCACCGCGGTCCTCACCGCGTTCGGTGCGCTGGGCCCGGCGGCGGTCGCGATCATCGGTCCGGTCGCGCTGCGCTTTGCCAAGCAGTACAACATCAATCCACTGATGATGGGCCTGCTGGTCATCCATGGCGCGCAGGCCGGTGGCTTCTCGCCGATCAGCGTGTACGGCAGCATCACCAACGGCGTGGTGCAGAAAGCCGGGCTGGAAGTGACCGAGATGGCGGTATTCCTGACCAGCCTGGGCTTCAACTTCATGATGGCGACGATCTGCTTCTTCGCGTTCGGCGGCATCGCCCTGCTGCGGCGTGGCTCGATCACCGCGGCCGGAACGCTCGGCAATGCCGAGCTGGCGATGGCCGGTGGCCCACAGGCCTCGTCGCGCCAATTCGCCATCGAAGGCCATGGCGCGCTGGTCGCAGCCGGCGGCGGCACGCTCAGCAATGATCCGGCAGCACTGGATGCGGTGAGCCTGACCCGCGAGCGGCTGTTCACCCTGATCGGCCTGCTCGGCCTGGGCGTGGCCGCGCTGATCTACAACCTCAACGTCGGCCTGGTCTCGATCACCGTGGCTGTCGCGCTGGCACTGCTGTCGCCACAAAGCCAGAAGGGCGCGGTGGATGGCATCAGCTGGTCCACCGTGCTGCTGATCTGCGGTGTGGTGACCTACATCGGCGTGCTGGAACATGCCGGCGCGGTGGACTTCATCGGCAATGGCGTGTCCGACATCGGCATTCCGCTGCTCGGCGCGCTGCTGGTCTGCTACGTCGGCGGCATTGTCTCCGCATTCGCCTCGTCGGCTGCGGTGCTGGGCGCCACGATTCCGCTGGCGGTGCCGTTCCTGATGCAGGGTCACCTCAGCGCCGCCGGCGTGATCTGCGCGCTGGCGGTGTCGTCCACCATCGTCGATGTCAGCCCGTTCTCCACCAATGGCGCACTGGTGGTGGCTTCGGCAGCCAAGGAGGAACGCGAGACCCTGTTCCGCCGCTTCCTGGTCTACAGCGGACTGGTGGTGGCCCTGGGGCCGCTGCTGGCCTGGCTGGTATTCGTGGTACCGGGCTGGATGTAA
- the mdcC gene encoding malonate decarboxylase acyl carrier protein, which translates to METLDYRFEGHTAVQFPRGAVLVGVLASGNLEILLEPAALDGAMTVRIITAAKGFGSVWQAVISDFAQRHPLRDVRISINDAGATPAVVSLRLDQAVETLLAGEPR; encoded by the coding sequence ATGGAAACCCTCGACTATCGATTCGAAGGGCACACTGCGGTGCAGTTTCCGCGCGGAGCGGTGCTGGTCGGCGTGCTGGCCTCGGGCAACCTGGAAATCCTGCTGGAGCCGGCCGCACTGGACGGCGCGATGACGGTGCGCATCATCACCGCCGCGAAGGGCTTCGGCAGCGTGTGGCAAGCGGTGATCAGCGACTTCGCACAGCGTCATCCGCTGCGCGATGTACGCATCTCGATCAACGATGCCGGTGCGACCCCGGCGGTAGTCAGCCTGCGCCTGGACCAGGCCGTGGAAACCCTGCTTGCTGGAGAACCACGATGA
- a CDS encoding TonB-dependent siderophore receptor, with translation MSLILRNRLPRRALLPAALLSSLTLLAAPSAFAAADGTADAKTLDRVSVRAEQSAPPSSTTRLPITLQETPQSATAISLQRLQDESLFSINDVMRNVTGVSVSFYDTQRPLYYARGFAITDFQVDGIPTYSGSTNQEYDTAFYDRIEVIRGANGLLSGAGVPSATVNLLRKRPGKEFDASFAVSAGSWDYRRMEADVTAPLTADGRFRSRVVAAYTDRGLYYDRYDENKMAGMAVLEGDVTDSTTITLGYQSQDNNPTGSTWGTVPFFDNQGHFAHLPRSTNLSPKWSYWKRESNTAFANLEQRFGDNWLLKINTAYTRGNVQNVRLYGTGNPDPVTGAGIYLRAAAGDSKDTRRNVDAYLTGSFDLFGRDHDVTLGAQWSDLEGTTNTLALNFPNDWARCGSERCYYIPSVYNWNGDISEVTYRRTGARRVAKTTQSGVYLATRLRLADPLSLIAGARLSRWETLTRSYNAAGAYTGTSGAYKVSDEVTPYVGLVYDITPNVSAYASYTEIFNPQNFKDRNENLLAPVQGSNLEAGIKTQWLDGRLTANAAVFEAKQDNYAVRDMGVPEGSLSDGTSAYIGVNGTKARGWEVDVNGEILPGWTVNAGYTHVKVTRAATDLLYANPPKDLLQLNTQLQLRGALERLSVGGGVQWQSKVQGYNIAYPLGGTVTVNQPAYMLMQFNANYRISDSWTATLSVRNALDKTYWANLDYNNYGEPRFVSASLRWKF, from the coding sequence ATGTCCCTGATCCTCCGTAACCGCCTGCCCCGCCGCGCGTTGCTGCCGGCTGCCCTGCTTTCGTCGCTGACCCTGCTGGCCGCGCCCAGCGCGTTCGCCGCCGCCGATGGCACTGCCGATGCCAAGACCCTGGACCGGGTCAGCGTCCGCGCCGAACAGTCCGCACCACCGTCGAGCACCACGCGCCTGCCGATCACCCTGCAGGAGACCCCGCAGTCCGCCACCGCCATCAGCCTGCAGCGCCTGCAGGACGAATCACTGTTCAGCATCAACGATGTGATGCGCAATGTAACCGGCGTGAGCGTGTCCTTCTATGACACGCAGCGCCCGCTGTACTACGCGCGCGGCTTCGCCATCACCGACTTCCAGGTCGATGGCATTCCCACCTACAGCGGCTCCACCAACCAGGAGTACGACACCGCCTTCTACGACCGTATCGAAGTGATCCGCGGCGCCAACGGCCTGCTCAGCGGCGCCGGCGTGCCGTCGGCCACGGTCAACCTGCTGCGCAAGCGCCCGGGCAAGGAATTCGATGCGTCGTTCGCGGTCAGCGCCGGCAGCTGGGACTACCGTCGCATGGAGGCCGACGTGACCGCGCCACTGACCGCCGACGGCCGCTTCCGCAGCCGCGTGGTCGCCGCCTACACCGATCGTGGCCTGTATTACGACCGCTACGACGAGAACAAGATGGCCGGCATGGCGGTGCTCGAAGGCGACGTCACCGACAGCACCACGATCACTCTCGGTTACCAGAGCCAGGACAACAACCCCACCGGCTCGACCTGGGGCACCGTGCCGTTCTTCGACAACCAGGGCCATTTCGCGCACCTGCCGCGCTCGACCAACCTGTCGCCGAAATGGAGCTACTGGAAGCGCGAGAGCAACACCGCCTTCGCCAACCTGGAACAGCGTTTCGGCGACAACTGGCTGTTGAAGATCAACACCGCCTATACCCGTGGCAACGTGCAGAACGTGCGCCTGTACGGCACCGGCAACCCGGACCCGGTGACCGGCGCGGGCATCTACCTGCGCGCGGCCGCCGGTGATTCGAAGGACACCCGCCGCAACGTCGATGCCTACCTGACCGGCAGTTTCGATCTGTTCGGCCGCGACCACGACGTGACGCTCGGCGCACAGTGGTCGGACCTGGAAGGCACGACGAATACCCTGGCACTGAACTTCCCGAACGACTGGGCGCGCTGCGGCAGCGAGCGCTGCTACTACATTCCCAGCGTGTACAACTGGAACGGCGACATCTCCGAGGTGACCTACCGCCGCACCGGCGCGCGCCGCGTGGCCAAGACCACGCAGAGTGGCGTCTACCTGGCCACCCGCCTGCGCCTGGCCGATCCGCTGTCGCTGATTGCCGGCGCACGCCTGAGCCGCTGGGAAACCCTCACCCGCTCCTACAACGCCGCTGGCGCCTACACCGGCACCAGCGGCGCGTACAAGGTGAGCGATGAAGTCACTCCCTACGTGGGCCTGGTCTACGACATCACCCCGAACGTGTCGGCCTATGCCAGCTACACCGAGATCTTCAACCCGCAGAACTTCAAGGACCGCAACGAGAACCTGCTGGCACCGGTGCAGGGTTCGAACCTGGAAGCGGGCATCAAGACCCAGTGGCTGGACGGCCGCCTGACCGCCAACGCCGCCGTGTTCGAGGCCAAGCAGGACAACTACGCCGTGCGCGACATGGGCGTGCCGGAAGGTTCGCTGAGCGATGGCACCTCCGCCTACATCGGCGTCAACGGCACCAAGGCACGCGGCTGGGAAGTAGACGTCAACGGCGAGATCCTGCCGGGCTGGACGGTCAATGCCGGCTACACCCACGTCAAGGTCACCCGCGCGGCTACCGACCTGCTGTACGCCAACCCGCCGAAGGATCTGTTGCAGCTCAACACGCAGCTGCAGCTGCGCGGTGCGCTGGAACGCCTGAGCGTTGGCGGTGGCGTGCAGTGGCAGAGCAAGGTGCAGGGCTACAACATCGCCTATCCGCTGGGCGGCACGGTGACGGTGAACCAGCCGGCCTACATGCTGATGCAGTTCAATGCCAACTACCGCATCAGCGACAGCTGGACCGCAACGCTGAGCGTGCGCAACGCACTGGACAAGACCTACTGGGCGAATCTGGACTACAACAACTACGGCGAACCGCGCTTCGTGTCGGCCAGCCTGCGCTGGAAGTTCTGA
- the mdcA gene encoding malonate decarboxylase subunit alpha, translating into MNPSWDTLERSRQARLERAAPWARGREVAAGDVGELLHAMLEPGDKVCLEGNNQKQADFLAQALADLDPARVHDLHMVQSVLSLPSHLDVFERGIASKLDFSFSGPQSVRLANLVAEGRIQIGAIHTYLELFGRYFIDLTPRVALVAAQAADRHGNLYTGPNTEDTPVIVEATAFGGGIVIAQVNEIVDTLPRVDIPADWVNFVVQAPKPNHIEPLFTRDPAQISEIQVLMAMMAIKGIYAEYGVNRLNHGIGFDTAAIELLLPTYAESLGLKGKICQHWALNPHPALIPAIESGFVRSVHSFGSELGMEKYIAARGDVFFTGADGSMRSNRAFSQTAGLYACDMFIGSTLQIDLQGNSSTATRDRIAGFGGAPNMGSDARGRRHASEAWIKAGQQAARPGEMPRGRKLVVQKVETFREHMAPAFVDRLDAWELAERAQMPLPPVMIYGDDVSHVLTEEGIANLLLCRTPEEREQAIRGVAGYTAVGMGRDRAMVENLRDRGVIRRPDDLGISVRDASRDLLAARSVKDLVRWSGGLYDPPKRFRNW; encoded by the coding sequence ATGAACCCGAGCTGGGATACGTTGGAACGCAGCCGCCAGGCCCGCCTGGAACGTGCCGCGCCGTGGGCCCGGGGACGCGAGGTCGCCGCCGGCGACGTAGGCGAGCTGCTGCACGCAATGCTGGAGCCAGGCGACAAGGTCTGCCTGGAGGGCAACAACCAGAAGCAGGCCGATTTCCTCGCCCAGGCCCTGGCCGATCTTGACCCGGCCCGCGTGCACGACCTGCACATGGTGCAGTCGGTGCTGTCGCTGCCGTCGCACCTGGATGTATTCGAGCGTGGCATCGCGTCGAAGCTGGACTTCTCGTTCTCCGGCCCGCAGTCAGTGCGGTTGGCCAACCTGGTGGCTGAAGGGCGCATCCAGATCGGTGCCATCCACACCTACCTGGAACTGTTCGGCCGCTACTTCATCGACCTGACCCCGCGCGTGGCCCTGGTCGCCGCGCAGGCCGCAGATCGGCACGGCAACCTGTACACCGGGCCGAACACCGAAGACACGCCGGTGATCGTCGAAGCCACCGCCTTCGGTGGCGGCATCGTCATCGCCCAGGTCAACGAGATCGTCGACACCCTCCCCCGCGTCGACATTCCCGCCGACTGGGTCAACTTCGTGGTGCAGGCGCCGAAGCCGAACCATATCGAACCGCTGTTCACCCGCGACCCGGCGCAGATCTCCGAGATCCAGGTGTTGATGGCGATGATGGCGATCAAGGGCATCTACGCCGAGTACGGCGTGAACCGCCTCAACCATGGCATCGGCTTCGACACGGCGGCCATCGAACTGCTGCTCCCCACCTACGCCGAATCGCTCGGCCTGAAGGGAAAGATCTGCCAGCACTGGGCGTTGAACCCCCACCCGGCACTGATTCCGGCAATCGAATCGGGCTTCGTCAGATCGGTGCATTCGTTCGGTTCGGAACTGGGCATGGAGAAGTACATCGCCGCGCGAGGCGATGTGTTCTTCACCGGCGCCGATGGCTCGATGCGTTCCAACCGCGCGTTCTCGCAGACCGCCGGCCTGTATGCCTGCGACATGTTCATCGGTTCCACACTGCAGATCGACCTGCAGGGCAACAGCTCCACCGCCACCCGCGACCGCATCGCCGGCTTCGGTGGCGCACCGAACATGGGTTCCGATGCACGTGGCCGGCGCCATGCCAGCGAGGCCTGGATCAAGGCCGGCCAGCAGGCCGCACGCCCGGGTGAGATGCCGCGCGGGCGCAAGCTGGTGGTGCAGAAGGTGGAAACCTTCCGCGAACACATGGCGCCGGCCTTCGTCGACCGCCTCGATGCCTGGGAACTGGCCGAGCGCGCACAGATGCCGCTGCCGCCGGTGATGATCTACGGCGACGACGTCAGCCATGTGCTGACCGAGGAAGGCATTGCCAACCTGCTGCTGTGCCGCACCCCTGAGGAGCGCGAACAGGCGATCCGTGGCGTGGCCGGCTATACCGCCGTGGGCATGGGGCGCGACCGCGCGATGGTGGAGAACCTGCGCGACCGCGGCGTGATCCGCCGTCCCGATGACCTCGGCATCTCCGTGCGCGATGCCAGTCGTGATCTGCTGGCGGCGCGTTCGGTGAAGGACCTGGTGCGCTGGTCCGGCGGTCTGTACGACCCGCCCAAGCGCTTCCGCAACTGGTAA
- the mdcB gene encoding triphosphoribosyl-dephospho-CoA synthase MdcB: MDSARLGRLAIASLHAELALAPKPGLVTPFDSGSHHDMDAGTFLRSLFTLRHYFIAVADAGASAAPFQTLRRHGIAAEISMLHATAGINTHRGAIFSLGLLVAASAACRGRAGGAIAAEQVCQEVRRWAAELAGAPLDANSPGQRARARHGVQGVREQATAGYPLLREVALPALRHALASDLPREAAMCQTLMQLIACVDDLNLLHRGGVDGLRWAQQQARGFLDAGGAFVPGWQARLHSIGDGFVARRLSPGGSADLLACAWFLLQQEVA, from the coding sequence GTGGACAGCGCGCGTCTGGGGCGCCTCGCCATCGCCAGCCTGCACGCCGAACTGGCCCTTGCACCCAAGCCAGGGTTGGTCACGCCATTCGACAGCGGCAGCCACCACGACATGGACGCAGGCACGTTCCTGCGCAGCCTGTTTACGCTGCGCCACTACTTCATCGCCGTGGCCGACGCCGGTGCCAGCGCGGCACCGTTCCAGACGTTGCGCCGGCACGGCATCGCTGCGGAGATATCGATGCTGCACGCCACTGCGGGCATCAACACCCATCGCGGTGCGATCTTCAGCCTTGGCCTGCTGGTGGCGGCTTCCGCTGCCTGTCGGGGCCGCGCGGGCGGCGCCATCGCAGCCGAGCAGGTCTGCCAGGAAGTGCGCCGCTGGGCTGCCGAGCTCGCCGGCGCACCGCTGGATGCGAACAGCCCTGGCCAGCGCGCGCGCGCACGGCACGGCGTGCAGGGTGTGCGCGAACAAGCGACCGCCGGCTACCCGCTGCTGCGCGAGGTGGCACTGCCTGCCCTGCGCCACGCGCTGGCCAGCGACCTGCCACGCGAGGCCGCGATGTGCCAGACCCTGATGCAGCTGATCGCGTGCGTGGATGACCTCAACCTGCTGCACCGTGGCGGCGTCGACGGCCTGCGCTGGGCCCAGCAACAGGCGCGAGGGTTCCTCGATGCCGGCGGCGCCTTCGTGCCCGGCTGGCAGGCACGCCTGCACAGCATCGGTGATGGATTCGTCGCACGCCGGTTGAGCCCCGGCGGCAGTGCCGACCTGCTGGCCTGTGCCTGGTTCCTGCTGCAGCAGGAGGTCGCATGA
- the mdcE gene encoding biotin-independent malonate decarboxylase subunit gamma, whose translation MPLQTLLDALFPHGHAIAVNDSVLTGSAATEDGKVTVIGTADKLEVGVDHALALAETVLASTGAHPQRPIVMLVDTSGQRLARRDELLGINGYFAHLAQTLDLARRRGARLITLVYGESVSGGFLSFGLMADQIHALPDAQVRVMDLRAMARVTKQPLEKLQALSQSSPVFAPGVANYVAMGAVDSLWEGDLSQHLLQALRTPAEGDLRAARGAQRGGRALAAGVSTAVAHGDA comes from the coding sequence ATGCCGCTGCAGACCCTGCTCGATGCCCTGTTCCCGCATGGGCATGCCATTGCGGTGAACGATTCGGTGCTGACCGGCAGCGCTGCCACCGAGGATGGCAAGGTGACCGTGATCGGTACCGCCGACAAGCTTGAAGTCGGCGTGGACCACGCACTGGCACTGGCCGAAACCGTGCTTGCCAGCACCGGCGCACATCCACAGCGACCGATCGTGATGCTGGTGGATACCTCCGGCCAGCGCCTGGCGCGGCGCGACGAACTGTTGGGCATCAATGGTTACTTTGCACATCTCGCGCAGACGCTCGATCTGGCACGCCGCCGTGGCGCGCGCCTGATCACCCTGGTCTACGGCGAATCCGTCAGTGGCGGCTTCCTCTCATTCGGCCTGATGGCCGACCAGATCCACGCCCTGCCCGATGCACAGGTGCGGGTGATGGACCTGCGCGCAATGGCGCGGGTGACCAAGCAACCGCTGGAGAAGCTGCAGGCGCTCAGCCAGAGCTCGCCGGTATTCGCGCCGGGCGTCGCCAACTACGTGGCGATGGGTGCGGTGGACTCGTTGTGGGAGGGCGATCTTTCCCAGCACCTGCTGCAGGCCCTGCGCACGCCCGCCGAAGGCGACCTGCGTGCCGCACGCGGCGCACAGCGTGGCGGTCGCGCCCTGGCGGCAGGGGTTTCGACTGCGGTGGCCCACGGCGATGCCTGA